Within the Nitrosarchaeum sp. genome, the region AAGGCACCAGGCAAACCAAAAAATGCAAAATAGAAAAGAGGTCCAGTTATACCATCAACCGTATTTTCACTAATACTTTCTAGTATGCCTGAATATACGTGATTTTTATCAAGATTCTTAGTATTTCGCTTTACAATCATTGATAAATTATCTCTAGCAGAAGAAATATTATCTTGCTCTAGTGCAGTAACAACTGCTATTGCATGTTTTTCCATTCCTTTTATTGCAATAGTTGATTTTAGCAATACGCCACCTACAATTATTGAAATAATTATGTAGATGTGATCTATAGAAATTAAGTTGATTCCAATTTCCAAAAAAATAATTAATGAAATTAATATTCCAATAGAAATTAAAATAATGAAAATACCACCGAGTTTTTCTAAATTTTCTGATGAATTTTTTGCGTGAGGGGTTAATTTTGCAATTAATGATCCAATCCAAGCAGTAGGGTGAAATTTATTTCTTGGATCTCCCACTGTGAAATCTAATATGAGTGCAAAAAATACAATAAGAATTGATTCAGTTAGCAACTGATCATCCTCTCAATTTCAGTAATATTCAAATTTGATTTTGTTAATTTACTAAGTTTATCAATTTCATTTTCTATTTTAACAAGATTTTTCTTATTCCAAGTCATATTCTTGGCATTAACATTCAAAGAATCTTCCTCAGGTAAATCTAAGTTAATCATAGGTATAGTCCCTATTACAGGACAATTTGTCATTTCTTTAATTTTTTTGAAACCTGGTTTTAGTATATTGATATCACCTCGAAATTTATTAAATACAAAACCTTTGACTAACTTTTGATATTTTTTCTCTAAAAGAGCCATAGTGCCTACAATACTAGCAAATGAACCACCTCTATCAATATCTGA harbors:
- a CDS encoding cobalamin biosynthesis protein is translated as MLTESILIVFFALILDFTVGDPRNKFHPTAWIGSLIAKLTPHAKNSSENLEKLGGIFIILISIGILISLIIFLEIGINLISIDHIYIIISIIVGGVLLKSTIAIKGMEKHAIAVVTALEQDNISSARDNLSMIVKRNTKNLDKNHVYSGILESISENTVDGITGPLFYFAFFGLPGAFAYRVVNTADSMIGYKTDIFKNIGWFGAKCDTILNYIPSRLTGFIMVISAMILGNNWKKSFEIMIRDGKKTESPNAGYPMAAIAGALGTKFEKLDHYSLGDGSISFTREHVRSAILIMKVTSILFCVMVVIPLLLLLSYLGWWIHA